The following proteins are encoded in a genomic region of Vogesella indigofera:
- a CDS encoding PLP-dependent cysteine synthase family protein: MSSWVAQAVQKIEADFNRSSDTHLIPLPLPGLPDIQLYFKDESTHPTGSLKHRLARSLFLYGLCNGWIKAGTSIIEASSGSTAVSEAYFARLLGLPFIAVMPRSTSAEKIRAIEFYGGRCHLVDDPATIYDVSRQLAQQLDGHYMDQFTYAERATDWRGNNNIADTIFRQMALEPHPVPEWIVCGAGTGGTSATFGRYVRYQRLATRVCVVDPENSVFYDSYYSGQRDQQCSGGSGVEGIGRPRVEPSFIPGVVDHMIRVPNVASYAAVHFLEEVLGRKCGGSTGTNFYGVCQLAAQMQRNGQSGSIVTLLCDDGNRYLNSYFDPAWLAQHGYDIAPWLTRYRRFFHDGVWSEAQA, from the coding sequence ATGAGTAGCTGGGTAGCGCAGGCAGTACAAAAGATCGAGGCAGACTTCAATCGCTCCAGCGATACGCACCTGATTCCCTTGCCGCTGCCGGGGCTGCCCGACATCCAGCTCTATTTCAAGGACGAGTCCACCCATCCTACCGGCAGCCTCAAGCACCGCTTGGCGCGTTCCCTGTTCCTCTACGGTCTGTGCAACGGCTGGATCAAGGCCGGTACCAGCATCATCGAGGCTTCCAGCGGCAGTACCGCGGTGTCGGAGGCTTACTTCGCCCGCCTGCTGGGTCTGCCGTTCATCGCGGTGATGCCGCGTAGCACCTCGGCCGAGAAAATCCGTGCCATCGAGTTCTACGGTGGGCGCTGCCACCTGGTGGATGATCCGGCCACTATCTATGACGTGTCGCGGCAACTGGCGCAGCAGCTGGACGGCCACTACATGGACCAGTTCACCTACGCCGAGCGTGCCACCGACTGGCGCGGCAACAACAATATCGCCGATACCATTTTCCGGCAGATGGCGCTGGAGCCGCATCCGGTGCCGGAGTGGATCGTGTGCGGTGCCGGCACCGGCGGCACCAGCGCCACCTTTGGCCGTTACGTGCGCTACCAGCGCCTGGCGACGCGGGTGTGCGTGGTGGATCCGGAAAACTCGGTGTTCTACGACAGCTACTATAGTGGTCAGCGCGACCAGCAGTGCAGCGGCGGCTCCGGGGTGGAAGGCATCGGTCGCCCGCGGGTCGAGCCGTCCTTCATTCCCGGGGTGGTGGATCACATGATCCGCGTGCCGAACGTCGCCAGCTACGCCGCCGTGCATTTTCTGGAGGAGGTGCTCGGGCGCAAGTGCGGTGGTTCCACCGGGACCAATTTCTACGGCGTCTGCCAGCTGGCGGCGCAGATGCAGCGTAACGGCCAGAGCGGCAGCATCGTCACGCTGCTGTGCGACGACGGCAACCGCTATCTCAACAGTTACTTCGATCCGGCCTGGCTGGCGCAGCATGGCTACGACATCGCGCCGTGGTTGACGCGCTATCGTCGTTTCT
- a CDS encoding OmpW/AlkL family protein: protein MKKFAIAAILASLSAGAFAAQGDIIARLRIANVNPQTSVNKTLQAANVDVSNDTIPELDFTYMLTNNIGAELILGTSKHDVTSALGKLGSVKVLPPTLTLQYHFNPEGQFRPYAGAGINYTRFYDVKNTDVLPWTVKKNSFGPALQVGIDMPLTKDVFLNLDMKKLWIKTKVSSNGTDLGTLDINPLVTSVGIGMKF from the coding sequence ATGAAAAAATTCGCTATCGCCGCCATTCTGGCTTCCTTGTCCGCCGGTGCCTTCGCGGCACAGGGCGACATCATCGCACGTTTGCGTATTGCTAACGTAAATCCGCAAACTTCGGTAAATAAAACGCTGCAAGCGGCGAATGTCGATGTCAGCAATGACACCATTCCCGAGCTAGACTTCACCTACATGCTCACCAACAACATTGGCGCCGAGCTGATCCTGGGTACTTCCAAGCATGATGTGACTTCTGCTCTGGGCAAGCTGGGCTCCGTTAAAGTGCTGCCACCGACGCTGACGTTGCAGTACCACTTCAATCCGGAAGGCCAGTTCCGTCCGTACGCCGGTGCCGGTATCAACTACACCCGCTTCTACGACGTGAAAAATACGGACGTGCTGCCTTGGACCGTGAAAAAGAACAGCTTTGGCCCGGCGCTGCAGGTCGGTATCGACATGCCTCTGACCAAGGACGTGTTCCTGAACTTGGACATGAAGAAGCTGTGGATCAAGACCAAAGTCAGCTCCAATGGTACCGACCTGGGTACGCTGGACATCAACCCGCTGGTGACCAGCGTCGGTATCGGTATGAAGTTCTGA
- the ubiD gene encoding 4-hydroxy-3-polyprenylbenzoate decarboxylase, producing the protein MKYHDLRDFISQLERQHELKRISVPVSPHLEMTEIGDRVLKAGGPALLFETPQQGDKRYDIPVLANLFGTPQRVAMGMGANDVMQLREIGKTLAYLKEPEPPKGLRDAWDKLPLLKQVLSMAPKEVKKAPCQDIVWEGDEVDLSRLPIQHCWPGDVAPLITWGLTVTRGPNKKRQNLGIYRQQVIGRNRVIMRWLAHRGGALDYREFRAANPDTPYPVAVVLGCDPATILGAVTPVPDTLSEYQFAGLLRGSRTELVKCLGSDLQVPSSAEIVLEGHIHPNDMAMEGPYGDHTGYYNEQDSFPVFTIDRITMREKPIYHSTYTGKPPDEPAILGVALNEVFVPILQKQFPEIVDFYLPPEGCSYRMAVVSIKKQYPGHAKRVMMGCWSFLRQFMYTKFIVVVDDDVNTRDWKEVIWAITTRMDPVRDTTLIEHTPIDYLDFASPISGLGGKMGLDATNKLPGETSREWGTPIVMDAATRQRVDSLWQQLGL; encoded by the coding sequence ATGAAATACCACGACCTGCGAGACTTCATTAGCCAACTGGAACGACAGCACGAGCTGAAGCGCATCAGCGTGCCGGTGTCGCCGCACCTGGAGATGACCGAGATCGGCGACCGCGTGCTGAAGGCCGGCGGCCCGGCGCTGCTGTTTGAAACGCCGCAACAGGGCGACAAGCGCTACGACATCCCGGTGCTGGCCAATCTGTTCGGCACCCCGCAGCGGGTGGCGATGGGCATGGGCGCCAACGACGTGATGCAGCTGCGCGAAATCGGCAAGACGTTGGCTTATCTGAAGGAGCCGGAACCGCCGAAGGGCTTGCGCGACGCCTGGGACAAGCTGCCGCTGCTGAAGCAGGTGCTGTCGATGGCGCCGAAGGAAGTAAAGAAGGCGCCGTGCCAGGACATCGTGTGGGAAGGCGACGAGGTGGATCTCTCGCGGCTGCCGATCCAGCACTGCTGGCCCGGCGACGTGGCACCGCTGATCACCTGGGGCCTCACCGTCACCCGCGGCCCCAACAAGAAACGCCAGAACCTGGGCATCTACCGCCAGCAGGTGATCGGCCGCAACCGCGTGATCATGCGCTGGCTGGCGCACCGCGGCGGCGCGCTGGACTACCGCGAATTCCGTGCGGCCAACCCGGATACGCCCTACCCGGTGGCGGTGGTGCTGGGTTGCGACCCGGCCACCATCCTCGGCGCGGTGACGCCGGTGCCGGACACGCTGTCGGAATACCAGTTCGCCGGCCTGCTGCGCGGTAGCCGCACCGAGCTGGTGAAATGCCTCGGCTCCGACCTGCAGGTGCCATCCAGCGCCGAAATCGTGCTGGAAGGTCACATTCACCCGAACGACATGGCGATGGAAGGCCCGTACGGCGACCACACCGGCTACTACAACGAGCAGGACAGCTTCCCGGTATTCACCATCGACCGCATCACCATGCGCGAGAAGCCGATCTACCACAGCACCTACACCGGCAAGCCGCCGGACGAGCCGGCCATTCTCGGCGTGGCGCTGAACGAGGTGTTCGTGCCCATCCTGCAGAAGCAGTTTCCGGAGATCGTCGACTTCTACCTGCCGCCGGAAGGCTGCAGCTACCGCATGGCGGTGGTGTCGATCAAGAAGCAGTACCCCGGCCACGCCAAGCGGGTGATGATGGGCTGCTGGAGCTTCCTGCGCCAGTTCATGTACACCAAGTTCATCGTGGTGGTCGACGACGACGTCAATACCCGCGACTGGAAGGAAGTGATCTGGGCGATTACCACGCGCATGGACCCGGTGCGCGACACCACCCTGATCGAGCACACCCCGATCGACTACCTGGACTTTGCCAGCCCAATTTCCGGACTGGGCGGCAAGATGGGACTGGATGCCACCAACAAGCTGCCGGGCGAAACCAGCCGCGAATGGGGCACCCCGATCGTGATGGACGCCGCCACCCGCCAGCGGGTGGATAGCCTGTGGCAGCAACTGGGACTGTAA
- a CDS encoding YggL family protein codes for MINANSRQRLKRLKPRQRKKLRVGEFQELGFTVIANLKDDAAAGAHDGLLDAWLDAVEQHGVSFGGHFSDGQLDGIVFPINGVAVTAEMRSALNAWLQARAEVSDVECSELLDVWHSAW; via the coding sequence ATGATTAATGCCAATTCCCGCCAGCGCCTGAAACGCCTGAAACCCCGCCAGCGCAAGAAGCTGCGCGTTGGTGAGTTCCAGGAACTGGGCTTTACCGTGATCGCCAACCTGAAAGACGACGCCGCTGCCGGCGCCCACGACGGCCTGCTGGATGCCTGGCTGGACGCGGTCGAGCAGCACGGTGTCAGCTTTGGCGGTCACTTCAGCGACGGCCAGCTGGACGGCATCGTATTCCCGATCAACGGCGTGGCGGTCACCGCCGAGATGCGCAGCGCGCTGAATGCCTGGCTGCAGGCACGCGCCGAAGTCAGCGACGTGGAATGCAGCGAGCTGCTGGACGTGTGGCACAGCGCCTGGTAA
- the aspA gene encoding aspartate ammonia-lyase, producing MATRLEHDLLGDREVPAHVYWGVHTLRAIENFPITGQTIAGYGDLIRALAVIKQAAAQANHQLGLLGTVHKDAIVLACEEIRGGKLHEQFVVDVIQGGAGTSTNMNANEVIANRALEILGHGKGEYQYLHPNEHVNMGQSTNDVYPTALRLATFWGVQRLLAAMARLRDAFDDKADEFSDVLKMGRTQLQDAVPMTLGQEFRTYAVMLGEDEQRLYEASALMLEINLGATAIGTGITAHPDYTPLVCEKLSALTGIALQTAPNLIEATQDCGAFVQLSGVLKRVAVKLSKSCNDLRLLSSGPRAGLGEINLPPRQAGSSIMPGKVNPVIPEVVTQVAYEVIGNDMTVTMAAEAGQLQLNAFEPVIAYSLFRSVSHLTAACDTLRENCVVGITANRDYLLDTVHRSVGLVTALNPYIGYAAATEVATEAHANGGSVYDIVLRRGLLTREQLDKLLQPEALTSPRWVTL from the coding sequence ATGGCTACCCGTCTTGAACACGATCTGCTCGGCGACCGCGAGGTCCCTGCCCACGTTTACTGGGGTGTGCATACCCTGCGCGCCATCGAGAACTTCCCCATCACCGGCCAGACCATCGCCGGTTACGGCGACCTGATCCGCGCGCTGGCGGTGATCAAGCAGGCGGCGGCGCAGGCCAACCACCAGCTCGGCCTGCTCGGTACCGTGCACAAGGACGCCATCGTGCTGGCGTGCGAGGAAATCCGTGGCGGCAAGCTGCACGAGCAGTTCGTGGTCGACGTGATCCAGGGCGGTGCCGGCACCTCCACCAATATGAACGCCAACGAGGTGATCGCCAACCGCGCGCTGGAGATCCTCGGCCACGGCAAGGGCGAGTACCAGTACCTGCACCCCAACGAGCACGTCAACATGGGGCAGAGCACCAACGACGTGTACCCGACCGCGCTGCGGCTGGCGACGTTCTGGGGCGTGCAGCGCCTGCTGGCGGCGATGGCTCGCCTGCGTGACGCCTTCGACGACAAGGCCGACGAATTTTCCGACGTGCTGAAGATGGGCCGCACCCAGTTGCAGGACGCGGTGCCGATGACGCTGGGGCAGGAGTTCCGCACCTACGCGGTGATGCTGGGCGAGGACGAGCAGCGGCTGTACGAAGCCAGCGCGCTGATGCTGGAGATCAACCTTGGCGCCACCGCCATCGGCACCGGCATCACCGCCCATCCGGACTACACGCCGCTGGTGTGCGAGAAGCTGTCGGCGCTGACCGGCATCGCGCTGCAGACCGCGCCGAATCTGATCGAGGCGACGCAGGACTGCGGCGCCTTCGTGCAGTTGTCCGGCGTGCTGAAGCGGGTGGCGGTGAAGCTGTCCAAGAGCTGCAACGACCTGCGCCTGCTGTCGTCCGGGCCGCGTGCCGGCCTCGGCGAGATCAACCTGCCGCCGCGCCAGGCCGGCTCCTCGATCATGCCGGGCAAGGTCAACCCGGTGATTCCGGAAGTGGTGACCCAGGTCGCGTATGAAGTGATCGGCAACGACATGACGGTGACCATGGCGGCGGAAGCCGGCCAGCTGCAGCTGAATGCCTTCGAGCCGGTGATCGCCTACAGCCTGTTCCGCAGCGTCAGCCATCTGACCGCGGCCTGCGACACGCTGCGCGAAAACTGCGTGGTCGGCATCACCGCCAACCGCGACTACCTGCTGGACACCGTGCACCGTTCCGTCGGTCTGGTGACGGCGCTGAACCCCTACATCGGCTATGCCGCCGCCACCGAAGTGGCGACCGAGGCGCACGCCAACGGCGGCAGCGTCTACGACATCGTGCTGCGTCGCGGCCTGCTGACGCGCGAGCAGCTGGACAAGCTGCTGCAGCCGGAGGCGCTGACCAGCCCGCGCTGGGTGACGCTGTAA
- a CDS encoding LysR substrate-binding domain-containing protein, with protein METRWLEDFLVLAETGSFTRSAELRHLTQPAFSRRIKALEQWLGADLIDRTTWPTRLTPAGELLLDKARQLVGELSSTRTLLRGLHAADGTTLTLAVPHTLSFGFVPRWLADERAALGEVSWRLLAHNVHDAVVALVEGNADLLLCYHHPRHPVELSAGRYPGLRLGSETLGPFARALADGQPQWQLPGSSAAPLPFLGYGPNAYFRRMTDLILARAPAVCALRQCFETDMAEGLKAMVLEGHGVAFLPHSAVQRELAAGQLCAAGGEQWTLPMEIRVYRDARRELPALDALWQQLAARYPAV; from the coding sequence ATGGAAACCCGCTGGCTGGAAGACTTTCTGGTATTGGCCGAGACTGGCAGCTTTACCCGCTCCGCCGAATTGCGCCACCTGACGCAACCGGCGTTCTCGCGCCGCATCAAGGCGCTGGAGCAGTGGCTGGGCGCCGACCTGATCGACCGCACTACCTGGCCGACGCGGCTGACGCCGGCCGGCGAGCTGCTGCTGGACAAGGCGCGGCAGCTGGTCGGCGAGCTGTCCAGCACCCGCACCCTGCTGCGCGGCCTGCACGCGGCGGACGGCACCACGCTGACGCTGGCGGTGCCGCACACGCTGTCGTTCGGCTTCGTGCCGCGCTGGCTGGCGGACGAGCGCGCGGCTCTGGGCGAGGTGTCGTGGCGCCTGCTGGCGCACAACGTGCACGACGCGGTGGTGGCGCTGGTGGAGGGCAATGCCGATCTGCTGCTGTGTTACCACCATCCGCGCCATCCGGTGGAGCTGAGCGCCGGCCGCTATCCCGGCCTGCGCTTGGGCAGCGAGACGCTGGGGCCGTTCGCGCGCGCGCTGGCGGACGGCCAGCCGCAGTGGCAGCTGCCCGGCAGTAGTGCCGCACCGCTGCCCTTCCTCGGCTACGGCCCGAACGCCTACTTCCGGCGCATGACCGACCTGATCCTGGCGCGGGCGCCGGCGGTGTGCGCGCTGCGGCAGTGTTTCGAGACCGACATGGCTGAGGGGCTGAAGGCGATGGTGCTGGAAGGGCACGGTGTCGCCTTCCTGCCGCACAGCGCGGTGCAGCGCGAGCTGGCGGCCGGCCAGTTGTGTGCTGCCGGTGGCGAGCAGTGGACGCTGCCGATGGAGATCCGCGTCTACCGCGACGCGCGGCGCGAGCTGCCGGCGCTGGATGCGCTGTGGCAACAGCTGGCGGCGCGCTATCCGGCGGTGTAG
- a CDS encoding DUF2164 domain-containing protein, with protein MSRDERFLSHAQLAELAPALQSQLDSEFGVELGAFDAQSLLLFVAGRIGPAIYNRALADARSALDARMESLQSALWELERD; from the coding sequence ATGAGTCGCGACGAACGTTTCCTCAGCCACGCCCAGCTTGCCGAGCTGGCCCCCGCGCTGCAAAGCCAGCTGGATAGCGAGTTCGGGGTGGAGCTGGGCGCGTTCGACGCGCAGTCGCTGCTGCTGTTTGTCGCCGGGCGCATCGGTCCGGCGATCTACAACCGGGCGCTGGCCGATGCCCGCAGCGCACTGGATGCGCGCATGGAGTCGCTGCAGTCGGCACTGTGGGAGCTGGAGCGCGACTGA